A portion of the Bacteroidota bacterium genome contains these proteins:
- a CDS encoding glycosyltransferase family 4 protein — translation MKILYYSPHPTHDIVSEVGYATHQRETIIALEQLGHEVLPVIMGGATREDLLYEGGKASDPSGFRGFLKRLLPSFIWVSIRDLLVMRHDTHAGERLEKAIQEFQPDLIYERSEYLQDSGIKPAQKHRIKYYLEVNAPFVEEMKAMQGYSIWLWLGHRKERKKYKAADKIFVVSTGLKDFLIRRYKVDSHKIVVSPNRINKEKFLERAALPLSFEVNFRNEAPIIGFVGSILPHHHLDLLIEGFAEIIHKGLEANLLIVGEGTHRDVLQELVKQRKVEDRVIFTGKVPFEQVPAIINCMDICVMSGSNWYGSPIKIFEYGILGKSVIAPRTEPVSEVMTDGVDGILVEQNKKDIAQALEKLIIDKDYRERLGQSFKEKIIREYQWKHAAEMIVD, via the coding sequence ATGAAAATCTTATATTACTCCCCCCACCCAACTCATGACATAGTCTCAGAAGTCGGCTATGCCACTCACCAACGTGAAACTATTATTGCTCTAGAACAATTAGGGCATGAAGTTCTGCCTGTGATAATGGGTGGTGCAACGCGTGAGGATTTATTATATGAAGGTGGTAAAGCATCTGACCCTTCCGGGTTTAGAGGATTTCTAAAAAGATTGCTTCCATCCTTTATTTGGGTTAGTATTCGGGATTTATTGGTGATGCGACATGACACACATGCGGGTGAAAGATTAGAAAAAGCAATTCAAGAATTCCAGCCGGATTTGATTTATGAACGCTCTGAGTATCTGCAAGACAGCGGAATCAAACCTGCTCAGAAACACAGAATTAAATATTATTTGGAAGTCAATGCCCCTTTTGTAGAGGAAATGAAAGCCATGCAAGGTTATAGCATTTGGTTGTGGCTGGGACACCGTAAGGAAAGAAAGAAATACAAAGCAGCAGACAAAATCTTTGTGGTCTCCACTGGCCTCAAAGATTTTCTGATAAGACGATATAAGGTAGATTCACACAAAATTGTAGTATCTCCTAATAGAATAAACAAAGAGAAGTTTTTAGAAAGAGCTGCACTCCCGCTGTCTTTCGAAGTCAATTTTAGGAATGAAGCACCTATCATTGGATTTGTTGGTTCTATTTTGCCACACCATCATTTAGATTTATTAATTGAAGGTTTTGCAGAGATTATTCATAAAGGTTTAGAAGCTAATCTTTTAATAGTGGGCGAAGGAACTCACAGGGATGTTCTTCAGGAATTGGTCAAGCAAAGAAAGGTAGAAGACAGGGTGATTTTTACCGGGAAAGTACCCTTTGAGCAGGTGCCGGCTATCATTAATTGTATGGATATTTGTGTAATGTCCGGTTCGAATTGGTATGGCTCTCCAATCAAGATTTTTGAATATGGTATTTTAGGGAAATCGGTTATTGCACCACGTACAGAACCGGTTTCAGAAGTGATGACAGACGGTGTAGATGGCATTTTGGTTGAACAAAATAAAAAAGATATTGCTCAGGCATTAGAGAAACTGATTATTGATAAAGATTACCGTGAAAGACTAGGTCAATCTTTTAAAGAAAAAATAATAAGAGAATATCAGTGGAAACATGCAGCAGAGATGATTGTGGATTAG